From a single Endozoicomonas euniceicola genomic region:
- the fis gene encoding DNA-binding transcriptional regulator Fis, whose product MTATQVFVEERNAGAHHLVGKVESESQTLRDSVEKAMNNYFAHLDGQEVTDVYEMVLSEVEAPLLETVMAYVKGNQTKAAILLGLNRGTLRKKLKQYGLL is encoded by the coding sequence ATGACAGCCACACAAGTGTTTGTAGAAGAAAGGAATGCAGGCGCTCACCATTTGGTCGGCAAAGTCGAGAGCGAAAGCCAGACTCTGCGTGACAGCGTTGAAAAAGCCATGAACAATTACTTCGCGCACCTGGATGGCCAGGAAGTGACCGACGTATACGAAATGGTTCTGTCCGAGGTTGAAGCGCCTCTGCTGGAAACGGTAATGGCTTACGTAAAAGGTAACCAGACCAAAGCTGCAATTCTGCTGGGCCTGAACCGTGGCACTTTGCGCAAGAAGCTGAAACAATACGGTTTGCTGTGA
- the dusB gene encoding tRNA dihydrouridine synthase DusB — MLKIGPYTIENPVILAPMAGVTDRPFRQLCLEMGAGMAVSEMVTSNSKLWNTRKSRLRMDHSGEHEPRSVQIAGSEPAQMAEAARANQERGAQIIDINMGCPAKKVCNKASGSALMKEPELVRQILQSVVAAVDIPVTLKIRTGWSPEQKNALDIARMAQDSGIQALSVHGRTRQCMYKGEAEYDTIRTVCEAMDIPVIANGDITTPEKAKQVFEWTGADAVMVGRAAQGRPWIFREINHYLKQGEKLPEPAAEEVQRILLRHLNALYKFYGEHQGVRIARKHVGWYLQAKPSGSGLKKQFNSLESAETQQNCILEYFQSFLETNTTRHSETSLESEAQDRGKGKDIAA, encoded by the coding sequence TTGTTGAAGATTGGCCCGTACACCATCGAGAACCCCGTTATTCTGGCACCTATGGCAGGAGTAACGGATCGCCCATTCCGCCAGCTGTGTCTGGAGATGGGCGCAGGCATGGCGGTATCCGAAATGGTTACCAGCAACTCGAAGCTCTGGAATACCAGAAAATCCAGGCTGCGTATGGACCACAGTGGTGAACACGAACCACGTTCCGTGCAGATAGCCGGCAGCGAGCCCGCCCAGATGGCGGAAGCCGCCAGGGCCAACCAGGAGCGGGGGGCGCAGATCATCGACATCAACATGGGCTGTCCAGCCAAAAAAGTATGCAATAAAGCCTCTGGCTCCGCTCTGATGAAAGAGCCGGAACTGGTCAGGCAGATACTGCAGTCGGTGGTAGCGGCAGTCGATATTCCAGTCACCTTAAAAATCAGGACCGGCTGGAGTCCAGAGCAGAAAAATGCCCTGGATATTGCCCGAATGGCACAGGATTCTGGCATACAGGCGCTTTCCGTACATGGAAGAACCCGACAGTGTATGTATAAAGGCGAGGCGGAGTACGACACTATCCGCACCGTTTGTGAGGCTATGGATATCCCGGTGATTGCCAATGGCGACATAACAACGCCGGAAAAAGCGAAGCAAGTGTTTGAGTGGACCGGCGCAGATGCCGTCATGGTAGGCAGGGCAGCCCAGGGACGGCCCTGGATTTTCAGGGAGATCAATCACTACCTGAAACAGGGTGAAAAACTGCCAGAGCCTGCCGCGGAAGAAGTGCAGCGAATCCTTCTCAGACACCTCAACGCCCTTTATAAGTTCTACGGAGAACATCAGGGCGTGCGCATCGCGAGAAAACACGTTGGCTGGTATTTGCAGGCCAAGCCATCAGGTTCCGGGCTGAAGAAGCAATTCAACAGCCTGGAATCTGCAGAAACACAACAAAACTGCATACTGGAGTATTTTCAGAGTTTTTTAGAAACCAACACAACCAGACATTCAGAGACCTCGCTGGAGAGCGAGGCTCAGGATAGGGGTAAAGGAAAGGACATAGCAGCATGA